The proteins below are encoded in one region of Tomitella fengzijianii:
- a CDS encoding MerR family transcriptional regulator: MKISEVAERSGVPASTLRYYERLGILAAHRSPNGYRDFDNDHLERLDFIASAKRLGLELPEIRRLLDLADDGTCTGVKAALQPLLAEQVAAVEQQLSILVRLQEQLHSAQVHVDGCPDSDDPCRSECAFKVFAGTVATEG; the protein is encoded by the coding sequence ATGAAGATCTCCGAGGTCGCGGAGCGCAGTGGGGTGCCGGCGAGCACGCTGCGCTACTACGAGCGCCTCGGAATTCTCGCAGCCCACCGCAGCCCCAACGGATACCGGGACTTCGACAATGACCATCTCGAACGCCTCGACTTCATCGCCTCGGCCAAGCGCCTCGGCCTCGAGCTGCCCGAGATCCGCCGACTCCTCGACCTCGCCGACGACGGCACCTGCACCGGAGTGAAGGCCGCACTCCAGCCGCTGTTGGCCGAGCAGGTTGCCGCCGTCGAGCAGCAGCTCAGTATCCTGGTCCGGCTTCAGGAGCAGCTGCACTCTGCGCAAGTCCATGTTGACGGTTGCCCCGACAGCGACGACCCCTGCCGGTCAGAGTGCGCGTTCAAGGTCTTCGCCGGCACGGTAGCAACCGAGGGATGA
- the relB gene encoding type II toxin-antitoxin system RelB family antitoxin, with the protein MSTMTVRMNEQDAELVRKFAQFEGVTISDFARTAILEKIEDSYDLQELREAIAQDSGERFSIDEVLTELD; encoded by the coding sequence ATGAGCACGATGACCGTGCGCATGAACGAACAGGACGCCGAGCTCGTCCGCAAGTTCGCTCAGTTCGAGGGCGTCACCATCTCCGACTTCGCTCGCACCGCCATTCTGGAGAAGATCGAGGACTCCTACGATCTTCAGGAGCTGCGCGAGGCGATCGCGCAGGACTCCGGCGAGCGCTTCAGCATCGACGAAGTCCTCACCGAACTCGACTGA
- a CDS encoding ArsR/SmtB family transcription factor, which yields MSATPAIEATADIAPCCVLGETIDDAVAHDLAKVFKALGDPTRVKLMSLIAGSSDGEMCVCDLTEPVGLSQPTVSHHMKLLVEAGLVAREQRGRWAYYRPTIDTLAAAARALIA from the coding sequence ATGAGCGCCACTCCCGCCATCGAGGCCACCGCCGACATCGCGCCCTGCTGCGTCCTCGGCGAAACGATCGACGACGCGGTCGCCCACGACCTGGCCAAGGTGTTCAAGGCCCTCGGCGACCCCACCCGGGTCAAGCTCATGTCCCTCATCGCCGGCAGCAGCGACGGCGAGATGTGCGTATGCGACCTCACCGAGCCCGTCGGCCTCTCCCAGCCCACCGTCTCCCACCACATGAAACTGCTCGTCGAGGCCGGGCTCGTCGCCCGCGAGCAGCGCGGCCGCTGGGCCTACTACCGACCCACCATCGACACCCTCGCCGCCGCCGCCAGGGCACTCATCGCCTGA
- a CDS encoding type II toxin-antitoxin system RelE/ParE family toxin, which yields MIRSFGSKDTERIWHEQYVKRDDRTVQRATLRKLELIHAAKDVEDLRVPPGNRLERLVGDRRGQHSIRVNAQWRLCFVWREEGAEDVELVDYH from the coding sequence GTGATCAGGTCGTTCGGCAGCAAGGATACCGAGCGCATCTGGCATGAGCAGTACGTCAAGCGTGACGACCGGACGGTGCAGCGGGCGACCCTGCGGAAGCTCGAGCTGATCCATGCGGCTAAGGATGTCGAGGACCTCCGGGTCCCGCCAGGCAACCGACTCGAGCGTCTGGTCGGCGACCGACGCGGACAGCACAGCATCCGCGTAAACGCGCAATGGCGTCTCTGCTTCGTCTGGAGAGAGGAAGGTGCGGAAGATGTCGAACTCGTCGACTACCACTGA
- a CDS encoding arsenic resistance protein, with amino-acid sequence MERHQVALYVAGLALGAVVGLAWPAVAHPAELAIHPVLALLLYATFLGIPFARIGHAFRDWRFLSTILIVNFVLVPAIVWLLSRIVAHDQVLLVGVLFVLLTPCIDYVIVFAGLAGGDEEKLLAATPLLMLAQMLLLPVYLWLFVGAEFVDSVEFGPFVEAFVLIIALPLVAAALTQLAAVRSRAGQRIERTVMGAMVPLMVTTLAVVVASQVAGVGARIDSLLLALPVYVLFAAVMVPVGMLAGRAAGLDVPGRRAVVFSGATRNSLVVLPLVLALPAAFDLAPLVVVTQTLVELVAMVVFVRLVPRMVPASAVRARRG; translated from the coding sequence ATGGAGCGGCACCAGGTCGCGCTCTACGTCGCGGGGCTGGCACTCGGGGCCGTCGTCGGGCTGGCGTGGCCCGCGGTCGCCCACCCCGCCGAGCTTGCGATCCACCCCGTGCTGGCGCTACTGCTCTACGCCACGTTCCTCGGCATCCCCTTCGCCAGGATCGGGCACGCTTTCCGTGACTGGCGGTTCCTCTCCACCATCCTCATCGTCAACTTCGTCCTGGTGCCCGCCATCGTGTGGCTACTGTCGCGGATCGTCGCCCACGACCAAGTGCTCCTCGTCGGCGTGCTGTTCGTGCTGCTGACCCCATGCATCGACTACGTCATCGTCTTTGCCGGGCTCGCTGGCGGCGACGAGGAGAAGCTCCTGGCGGCCACCCCGTTGCTGATGCTCGCCCAGATGCTCCTGCTTCCGGTGTACCTCTGGCTGTTCGTCGGGGCGGAGTTCGTCGACTCGGTCGAGTTCGGGCCCTTCGTCGAGGCGTTCGTCCTCATCATCGCGCTGCCGCTGGTCGCCGCGGCGCTGACGCAGCTCGCCGCCGTCCGGTCTCGTGCCGGGCAGAGGATCGAACGGACCGTCATGGGGGCCATGGTGCCGCTGATGGTCACGACGCTCGCGGTCGTCGTCGCCTCGCAGGTCGCGGGAGTCGGGGCGAGGATCGACTCACTGCTTCTGGCGCTGCCGGTCTACGTCCTCTTCGCCGCCGTTATGGTGCCGGTCGGCATGTTGGCCGGCAGGGCCGCCGGGCTGGACGTACCTGGGAGGCGTGCAGTCGTGTTCAGCGGTGCGACTCGGAACTCCCTCGTTGTGCTGCCGCTGGTCCTCGCCCTTCCCGCGGCGTTCGACCTGGCCCCGCTCGTCGTGGTCACGCAGACCCTGGTCGAGCTTGTCGCCATGGTGGTGTTCGTACGGCTCGTGCCACGAATGGTGCCTGCATCAGCAGTTCGAGCTCGCAGAGGTTAA
- a CDS encoding type II toxin-antitoxin system VapC family toxin produces MAVRSRACLPLRPSRSLRKPERRADVGVRAWVAARAPSDLYLSAVTVLEIEVGIGRIARRGPAQGARMQAWLDEELLDAFAGRILSVDVPVARRAARLHVPDPRPERDALIAATASVHGLAVVTRNAKDFEPLDVAVINPWGDAVGS; encoded by the coding sequence GTGGCCGTTCGGTCCCGCGCATGCTTGCCGTTGCGGCCATCGCGCAGTCTACGCAAGCCCGAACGCAGGGCCGATGTCGGCGTCCGCGCCTGGGTCGCCGCACGGGCTCCCTCGGATCTCTACCTCTCGGCTGTCACCGTGCTGGAGATCGAGGTCGGTATCGGGCGGATCGCCCGGCGCGGCCCGGCGCAGGGGGCTCGTATGCAGGCTTGGCTCGACGAGGAACTTCTCGACGCCTTCGCGGGCCGGATCCTGTCCGTGGACGTGCCCGTCGCCCGTCGCGCTGCCCGGTTGCACGTCCCCGACCCCCGGCCAGAGCGTGATGCCCTGATCGCGGCCACGGCATCCGTCCACGGGCTTGCCGTCGTCACTCGCAATGCCAAGGATTTCGAGCCCCTCGACGTCGCCGTCATCAATCCGTGGGGCGACGCGGTCGGTTCCTGA
- a CDS encoding AAA family ATPase has translation MTGHLILISGLPGVGKTSLAEIVAARTGSVHLSIDAVEESILACGLPPGWQVGVAAYEAARAMAELNLRLGRSVIIDAVNDSEDARQTWRAAAARTSSRIDFVHLVVADSQEHERRLSGRDRGLAYVGEPTWAEVQRRRVGYAAWSDEVLEFDTAARTADEVADALTARLSAR, from the coding sequence ATGACCGGGCATCTCATCTTGATCTCCGGCCTTCCCGGCGTCGGAAAGACAAGCCTTGCTGAGATCGTCGCCGCGCGCACAGGCTCGGTGCACCTGTCCATCGATGCCGTCGAGGAGTCAATCCTCGCCTGCGGTTTGCCGCCAGGATGGCAAGTCGGTGTCGCCGCGTACGAAGCGGCTCGCGCGATGGCGGAACTGAACCTTCGCCTCGGTCGCAGCGTCATCATCGATGCGGTGAACGACAGCGAGGATGCCAGGCAGACCTGGCGTGCTGCGGCCGCGCGCACCAGTTCTCGCATCGACTTCGTACACCTGGTAGTCGCGGATTCGCAAGAGCATGAACGGAGGCTGAGCGGCAGGGATCGCGGTCTCGCCTATGTCGGCGAGCCGACCTGGGCGGAAGTGCAGCGCCGTCGAGTTGGCTACGCCGCGTGGTCCGATGAGGTCTTGGAGTTCGACACGGCAGCGCGGACTGCGGATGAGGTCGCAGACGCTCTTACCGCGCGCCTCAGCGCGAGATGA
- a CDS encoding GNAT family N-acetyltransferase, whose amino-acid sequence MAIRHALEADVAALPALEVAAGELFRVLGMDAVADDDPLASTVFADARRRKRLLVAAADGGVVVGFVLLRDLDGAMHIEQLAVAPEWGRQGIGRGLMSAAADLARDSGAATMTLTTFRDVPFNGPFYAALGWRVIPEHALSPGLARVRDDERAVGLDRWPRQAMWSNT is encoded by the coding sequence GTGGCGATCCGCCACGCACTCGAGGCCGATGTGGCCGCCTTGCCGGCTCTCGAAGTCGCGGCCGGCGAACTTTTTCGAGTGCTCGGCATGGACGCTGTGGCCGACGACGATCCTCTGGCCTCCACCGTGTTCGCGGACGCCAGGCGCCGGAAGCGATTGCTCGTTGCTGCGGCCGATGGCGGGGTGGTCGTCGGGTTCGTCCTGCTACGCGACCTCGACGGCGCGATGCACATCGAACAACTCGCGGTGGCGCCGGAATGGGGACGACAGGGCATCGGGCGGGGCTTGATGTCGGCGGCCGCGGACCTCGCCCGAGACAGTGGTGCGGCCACGATGACCTTGACGACGTTTCGCGATGTCCCGTTCAATGGCCCCTTCTATGCCGCACTCGGGTGGCGGGTGATCCCGGAACACGCGCTTTCACCCGGCCTGGCACGCGTGCGCGACGACGAGCGCGCCGTGGGCCTGGATCGTTGGCCCCGCCAGGCGATGTGGTCGAACACCTGA
- a CDS encoding HigA family addiction module antitoxin has translation MSNSSTTTETDLIEPIHPGEILMEDFIEGFGITQNKLAVSIGVPPRRINEIVHGKRGITADTAIRLARYFGTSDELWMNLQSNYELRLERRALRDKVAAIKPLHVA, from the coding sequence ATGTCGAACTCGTCGACTACCACTGAGACCGACCTGATCGAGCCAATCCATCCGGGAGAGATCCTGATGGAGGACTTCATCGAGGGCTTCGGGATCACGCAGAACAAGCTTGCCGTGTCCATCGGTGTGCCGCCGCGGCGGATCAACGAGATCGTGCACGGAAAGCGTGGGATCACCGCTGATACGGCGATCCGTCTGGCGCGCTACTTTGGAACGTCCGATGAGCTCTGGATGAATCTGCAGTCGAACTACGAGCTCAGGCTCGAGCGCCGTGCACTGCGCGATAAGGTTGCCGCGATCAAGCCGTTGCATGTCGCATGA
- a CDS encoding ISL3 family transposase, which translates to MRSASIFTRLLAVDEVVVEDVAFDQDSRGPLLVIDVRPYARAAGRCSRCHAACPGYDQGGGLRRWRHTDMGQTRCYLQARAPRVRCAEHGVVVAAVPWARPGAKHTHAFEDTCAWLAAHTAFTVLTGLLRVAWRTVADIVARVVTDRTDGVDRLAGLRRIGIDEIAYRKGHRYLTVIVDHDTGRLVWAREGRDTATLDAFFDDLGPQRSAQLTHVSADGAVWIHTAVAARAPQAIRCLDPFHLAQWCLGAVDKVRRRTLARQQGLAPRAGRHVMWAVRKNPEHLSPDQRGTLAGLEESNRELYRAYLLKEQLRAVIHAEPGKVKALLAGWLHWARGAGVPEMARLADTVEHYRPLIINAVTEKTTNARVEATNTHLRALTKRAYGFHSPEALIAMATLTRGGACPPLPGRN; encoded by the coding sequence TTGCGCTCTGCCAGCATATTCACTCGCCTGCTCGCCGTCGACGAGGTGGTCGTCGAAGACGTCGCGTTCGACCAGGACAGCCGGGGCCCGCTGCTGGTCATCGACGTGCGCCCCTACGCCCGTGCCGCCGGCCGGTGCTCGCGGTGCCACGCCGCGTGTCCGGGCTACGACCAGGGCGGCGGGCTGCGCCGGTGGCGACACACCGACATGGGCCAGACCCGCTGTTACCTGCAGGCCCGCGCCCCACGCGTGCGGTGCGCCGAGCACGGGGTCGTCGTCGCCGCGGTTCCCTGGGCCCGGCCCGGCGCGAAACACACCCACGCGTTCGAGGACACCTGCGCCTGGCTCGCCGCCCACACCGCGTTCACCGTGCTCACGGGGTTGCTGCGCGTGGCGTGGCGCACCGTCGCCGACATCGTGGCGCGCGTCGTCACCGACCGTACCGACGGGGTCGACCGGCTTGCCGGGCTGCGGCGGATCGGGATCGATGAGATCGCCTACCGCAAAGGCCACCGGTACCTGACCGTCATCGTCGATCACGACACCGGCCGGCTCGTCTGGGCTCGCGAGGGACGCGACACCGCCACGCTCGACGCGTTCTTCGACGACCTCGGACCGCAGCGCTCAGCGCAGCTCACCCATGTCAGCGCGGACGGGGCCGTGTGGATCCACACGGCCGTCGCCGCCCGGGCCCCGCAGGCCATCCGGTGCCTCGACCCGTTCCACCTGGCCCAATGGTGTCTGGGTGCGGTCGACAAGGTGCGCCGGCGCACCCTGGCCCGACAGCAGGGCCTGGCCCCGCGGGCCGGGCGGCACGTGATGTGGGCGGTCCGGAAGAACCCCGAACACCTCTCACCTGATCAGCGCGGCACCCTCGCCGGGCTCGAGGAGTCCAACCGGGAGCTGTACCGGGCGTACCTGCTCAAGGAGCAGCTCCGCGCCGTCATCCACGCCGAACCCGGGAAGGTCAAGGCCCTGCTGGCCGGATGGCTCCACTGGGCGCGCGGGGCCGGTGTCCCCGAGATGGCGCGTCTCGCGGACACCGTCGAGCACTACCGGCCGCTGATCATCAACGCCGTCACCGAGAAGACCACCAACGCCCGGGTCGAAGCAACGAACACGCACCTGCGGGCCCTGACCAAACGGGCCTACGGCTTCCACAGCCCCGAAGCGCTGATCGCCATGGCCACCCTCACCCGCGGCGGCGCATGCCCGCCGCTCCCCGGACGAAACTAA
- a CDS encoding GNAT family N-acetyltransferase, giving the protein MTPADWPAVEAIYRAGIATGHATFEAEPPPDWEAFAAGKRPDLMIVAVDGDDRVLGWAAAGPVSMRAVYCGVVEHSVYVGPDAARRGVGSRLLSNLLELADRSGVWTVQSSIFPENAASLRLHRRAGFRVVGCRERIGLMPCGPMAGQWRDTVLIERTSPVRQSW; this is encoded by the coding sequence ATGACGCCGGCCGACTGGCCCGCCGTCGAGGCCATCTACCGCGCAGGCATCGCGACCGGGCACGCCACCTTCGAAGCGGAGCCACCGCCAGACTGGGAAGCGTTCGCCGCCGGCAAGCGCCCGGACCTCATGATCGTCGCCGTCGATGGCGACGACCGCGTGCTCGGCTGGGCCGCCGCCGGTCCCGTCTCCATGCGCGCCGTCTACTGCGGCGTGGTCGAGCACTCGGTCTACGTCGGCCCTGATGCCGCCCGTCGCGGAGTCGGATCGCGGCTCCTCTCTAACCTCCTCGAACTCGCTGACCGCTCAGGCGTCTGGACCGTCCAGTCCTCGATCTTCCCCGAGAACGCCGCCAGCCTGAGGCTTCACCGGCGCGCGGGTTTTAGGGTTGTCGGATGCCGCGAGCGCATCGGTCTGATGCCGTGCGGGCCGATGGCCGGGCAATGGCGCGACACCGTACTGATTGAACGCACTTCGCCAGTACGCCAGAGCTGGTAG
- a CDS encoding dihydrofolate reductase family protein: MRELEDDVMAKLIVWNIISLDGFFEGPQKWDLRLHEHIWGDDLRRLSLSFGDDLCLLVFGRVTYEGMAAHWTSTSEEPAIAAYMNAAPKLVASRTLAEATWNNTEVTADPVGEIAGRKEALDRPIYVFGSAMLTETLLRAGLVDELLIGVAPVLLGEGTPLFKNGSAPRPLTLVQSRATDTGGELLRYSVQRA, translated from the coding sequence TTCCCTCGACGGCTTCTTCGAGGGACCGCAGAAGTGGGATCTCCGGCTGCACGAACACATCTGGGGCGACGACCTCCGACGGCTCAGCCTGAGTTTCGGTGACGATCTCTGCCTTCTCGTCTTCGGCCGCGTCACCTACGAAGGGATGGCTGCGCACTGGACCTCCACCTCCGAAGAGCCCGCGATCGCCGCCTACATGAACGCCGCACCGAAACTGGTCGCGTCCCGGACACTCGCCGAAGCGACCTGGAACAACACGGAGGTCACCGCCGATCCGGTCGGGGAGATCGCCGGGCGCAAGGAGGCGCTCGACCGGCCGATCTACGTGTTCGGCAGCGCAATGCTCACAGAAACCCTGTTGCGCGCAGGTCTTGTCGACGAGCTCCTCATCGGCGTGGCCCCCGTGCTCCTCGGCGAGGGCACGCCGCTGTTCAAGAACGGTTCCGCACCGCGGCCGCTCACACTCGTGCAGTCACGCGCGACCGACACCGGCGGCGAGCTGCTCAGGTACTCCGTGCAGCGGGCCTGA